ATGTAATGGCAACAGTTCGACGACGCTGGCAATCACAGCACCGATGACGGACTGCCAAAACGGCATAAAAGAATAGAGGAAAAACACGTACGAAATTACAAAAGCAGAAATAAAGAAGGCAAAAGTGCCTTCAAGGGTCTTATTGAAAATCTTCTTCCGTCCGAATAATTCACCTGATATTTTAGCGCTCATATCCCCGAAGATGGAGAAGGCAACGGCGATAACTGCGATTTTCTGGTCAAACAGCAGGAAAACTATAAAAACTCCAAGCAAAAATCCTGTTATGCTAGAAATCTTCTCTCCCTCCGAAAGTTTGTATAACCGAGGGAAGAATTCATACAGCATCCGTTGTACCTTCACAAAAAAGAGTCTTAGAATATCGAGAGAAGCGAAAAAAGCCAGAACTATACCTATCAGCAGTATGAGATTTTCCTGCGGCATGAAAAAGCTTAGAGCGGGAAAAGCAAATGCAAAAGGTCTTATGAGTACACGCCAGAGTCTGAATTCTTCGCTTTCAAGATTAAGCAAATCGTACTTTTTTATATTCAATGTACTTACTGTAAAGATGTACAGGTTACATGTCAGGATATAAAAGGACTCTATATCCGAAAAAAAACGGAAGAGAATGATGAAACTGAACGCGGGTATTACCACGATTGCGAGCATGTTTTCTTCCCTTGTTATCAGGATAGTGGAGAAGATCAATATAAGGAGAAAGCTCAGGTCCATAAGGAGGTAACGCAGCTCATAAAAAGGCACCAGCCTGAAGAGATAGTAGAGTAGTAGGCCAGTGGTTGTTGCCGCGCCACGTCCGCCCCGGAAATGGAGATAGAAAGGAAAGACATGACCTAAAACCGCGGCAAAACCGCTAATAAAGGCAATGGCATCAGACAGACCAAAAATGTTCCGGACGAACAACACCACAAAAATCCCTTTGAGCACATCAATTAGAGCCGTTAGTACTCCTGGGATAAACCCGATCTGCCTTAAGACATTCGTCGTGCCAGCGTGTCCTGTTCCCTTTTCTCTTATGTCCTGACCGGTTACCATTAGTGTGATAAAATATGCCGGGAGAATGCTTCCCACCAGGTAACCTGTCAATATTCCTGCAAGGGTTTTTAACAGCATTTCCTACCATCCCCTGATATTATAATAACAGAGGGGGAAAGATATGGAAAACAGAAAAGAAAAAAAGGCTTCAAAAAGGGAACTTTCAGAGAGCTTTATCCTTCTGGCGAGATTGTTGGAGATATTGAGGGAGAACCCATTCAAAATCAGGACATACCGTTTCGCAGCAAGGATGATAAGAAATCTTCCGAATGAAACGCTGACCGTACGCGATATTGAAGAGTTGGGAAAAATAAAAGGTATCGGAAAGGCAATTGTCAAAAAGTCACTGGAATTCCTGGAAAAAGGAGAAATAGGGAAGCTTACCGAAGTAAAAGCCAGTTTCCCGGACCCCATATTAAAACTGGCAATAGAGACAAAGCTTCCCTCGAAGGTCATCGCCGTGTTATGGAAAGACTACGATATCACAACTCCGGAGGGAATTCTGGAATTTATCAATAACTTCAAAGAAGTGCTCAAAATAACCGAATCAGAGAAAAGGAAAATTAAAGCGCTCTTCATTTGAAAAACCTGTCGAACAATCTGAAAAGCCAGATCCCTCCCGTTATCAGGCCGCTGATAAGCAGACTCGTAGTGAGGGGGAACCAGAACTCAAAACCTTCCTTTGAGATCCTAATGTCCCCTGGTAGTTTTCCTGGTTGCATTCCAAGCTTTCGAAGTGCAAAGACAACGAAAGCAACAAATATCAATAGCAGACCTACTTTAAAAAATAGCCTCTCCAGAAAACCCATTCGATTACTCCCCTTCTTTTCTATAGACAAATACGCTGAAATAATAGCTGAATTCGACTCCTTCAAAGCTATCCATTATCTGATCTATGATCTCATAGGGGAACTCAAGGAAGAGAACCTTCTTGATCTCCTCACGACTTTTCCCGCGCCACTTTGTTTCGATGAGATGGTGTTTAAACCCCTGCCCTTCAAAGAAATCTTCAATGGTTTTCTGGATACCATCGAGTTCCCTGCCGTAAGAGAGCTTTAGAAACTCAGCGTATTTTCCGTTAGAATAGTTATTCTGAACGTTGAAAAAATAACCACCAGTTTTCAATATCCTCTTAACCTCTTCGATCCCCTCTTCACAACCTTCGGTGTATTTCATCGAGGGACCGAAAAAATAGGCAAGCCTCGCGTGAACAACGTCCGCTATATTGTTCCGCAATGGGATGTCTTCGGCAAAACCATTGATCACACTGAGATTCGGTTTGAAGTCGTTGTACTGTCGGTTGAACATCTGCCTGAGCATTCCAGAAAGGGGTTCAATGGCATAGACCATCTTACACCTGTCGGCAAATCTGTGGGCATGGTAGCCCGAACCGGCCCCTATATCCACTAGAATCTTACCATCGAGGGGAATATAACTTTCTATAAGCTCTTCTACCTTTCCATCGGGATCTATCATCGAATTTTGAAGTTCGTACAGTTCCGGATTGTTCGCGCCTGGATAGAAATACAGGTTAGGCATGGAATACCTCCTCCATAGAATTATACATTCATCTCCCTCGATGTATGATAAATGGTAACGTAAAAGCTACGTTGAATCCGGCAAATTTTTGTTGGTAATTGTTCGGATAGAATCATATGAGAATACCTGTTAAGGTTGTTGCAGGAGGAACAACATTCTTTTTGCAGACATCGTGTCTGGTATTGTTGTGTTTGAGTTGAGTGAACAGTTGATTTTACCCTTTTGACATGTATATGAAAGATCGACTCAAAGATTCACATTGACCTTCTCGAGTTTGTACTCACGTGAACCCAGACCGAGTTTTTCGGCATATTCGAGCTGTTCCCTCCAGCTAACGCCAGGATGCACTTCTAAGAAAGGATCATGGCCTGTTCGCTCTAGCACAAGGTCGATACATGCCTGGTCCAGCGCTACTGGGTCTGTACTGACTGCTATCCCGATGTCTGGCGCGATCGGTGGCCTGTTTATCGACCAGCAATCACAGTCCGGTGAAACTTGCGTGATAAAAGAAATGAACAAAGCCGGTTTATCTTTAAGGACTGCTTTAGCGTACTCAACCATTTTTCTGCTAAGGATGTCATTAGATTCGTCCCAGCGCGGCAACATAGCACCATAGTTGCACATGGCTATACACTGCCCGCAGCCAAGACATTTATCATAATCTATCATGGCAATATGATTCACTAGCGTTATCGCATTCACAGGGCAGTTTTTCACACAGAACCCACAACCAATACATTTGTCGGTTTTAACATAGGGTTTTGAAGTGGTGTGTTGCTCAAGCTTTCCGGCGCGTGAAGCAGATCCCATACCAACGTTTTTAATGGTTCCACCGAATCCCGTTTGCTCATGGCCTTTGAAATGAGTAATGACAACGAGAGAATCTGCCATTGCAATCGCGGAGGAGATCTTAGCCTTTTTTATGTAGTTACCATTGATTTCGATTTCAACCTCGTCACTTCCTCTGAGCCCGTCGGCAATGATAATGGGCGCACCGATAATCTCGGAGGTGAAGCCATTCATAGTGGCAGTCCAGAGGTGGTCAACAGCGTTCGAACGACTTCCACGATAAAGGGTGTTGGCATCTGTGACGAAGGGTTTTGCGCCAACGGATTTGAGCTTGTCTATGACGATTCTGACAAAGTTTGGCCTGATGAATGCGAGGTTTCCATATTCTCCAAAATGAATTTTGACAGCAGTGAAATGGCCTTTGTGACTCACTCGTTCTATTCCTGCCCTGCTAAGCAGAATTTCCAGTTTTTTTAAAAGCCCGATACCCGGTTTTGTTGTCAAATCTGTGAAATAAACCTCCGTCATCAAACTCCCCCTTTTAGGCTTTATTACATAATTATATCATTTGAAATTGAAGAGTCTTAGTTCGTATTGAAGGGCTTCTTGACTTATCTTCCTTATTCTGCTATACTAGGTTATCCCTTAAGGGAGCATCATACCTGCAGAGCAGGAAGTAACAAGGAGGAAAACATTGTGAAAGGTACTGTTAAGTGGTTCAACAACAGCAAAGGTTACGGTTTCATCACCAAGGAAGAGGGCGGAGACGTTTTTGTTCACTACACCGCCATTAACGTTAATGGATTCAAAACACTCAACGAGGGCCAGCAGGTCGAATTCGAAATCGAAGACGGTCCCAAAGGTCCCCAGGCTGTAAACGTAACTCCAATTGAATAAAAAATAAATCGGCCTTTGAAAAAGCACCCGCTTAGCGGGTGCTTTTTTTATTTGGCGTGAAAATCATGAAGCTCTCAGGTGGTATTGTCAGTTTTTCCAGTTCAATAATCTTCCCCGTCAAAAGTTCCTCATAGGAACCAGAAAGGTCGTGGAGTAGTTCCGCTTCGGATCCCGGATTGACTATAACGAGTATCTCATCGTCATCCAGCTTTCTCCTGTATACCAGCAGCGAATTCTGAGTTTGAACAACCTCGTAACTTCCCGTTCTCAGCGCTGGGTGTTCCCTTCTGAGTGAGATGAGCTTTTTATAGTAATCGAGTATTTCTATGTCCCAGAGTTCCTCTTTCCAGGGCATTGGTCTTCTGTTATCAGGGTCTTTACCACCTTCCATTCCTACCTCATCACCATAATAGATCACCGGACTTCCTAAGAAGGTCATCTGGAGGCCAACAGCTATTTTGAAAAGCTTTTCATTACCATATACAGTCGTAAGAAACCTTTCCGTGTCGTGGCTATCGAGCATATTCCATAGAGAATACAAGACCTGAGGTGGATATCTCTTTAGATAGTAATCGGTCATGGCAACAAATTTCTTCGCAGAATGACCTGCCCTGGCCACATATTCTATAACCGCGTCTCTGAACTGGTAGTTCATCACGGAATCAAAAAGATCACCTTGAAGGTATACTCTGGCATCTCCCCAGATCTCTCCGACGATTAAAGATTCTTTGTTAAGCCCTTTTACAGTCGGACGGAAATACAGTCGCCAGAAAGCAGGATTTACCTCTCCAGCGACATCCAGTCTCCAGCCCTTTATGCCTGCCATTGCGTATTTTTCAAGAACTTTATTTATATACGATACTACTTCAGGGTTGAGCACATTCAACTTCGGCATGTCGGCGTAACCACCCCACGCTATATAATTCAAAGCGTGTCCCTTGTACTTCCTGGGTTTATCACCTTTTATGAAATACCAGTCCCAATAAGGAGATTCTTTTCCTTTTTCTTTAATATCTTGAAAAGCCCAGAACTCATCACCGGTGTGGTTGAAAACACCATCAAGGATTACACTTATTCCTTTCCTGTCAAGTTCACCAACGAGTTTTTTAAAGAGTTCATAGTCGCCGAAGTTGTCGTCGATTTTGAGATAATCGACAGTATCATATTTGTGACTCGAAACGCTCTCGAATATGGGATTGAAATAGATCGCGTCGATGCCAAGTTTTTCAAGATAATCGAGGTGTTTGAGGACCCCCTGAAGGTCTCCTCCAAAGAATCCGTCAGAACCGAGGTTGGATTTTTTTGGATCTGCGTACCAATCTTGAGAACCCATTGGATCGTTTGCAGAATCCCCATTTGCAAATCTTTCAGGAAAAATCTGATAATACACTGCTCCTTTGGACCATTCAGGAGTGTCGAAATATTCGACAGGTAGGTCTTCGAGGGGCAGACTGAAGGAAATAATATCGTGTTCAGAGAGACCGTTTGCACCAAAATAGAGCTTGCTCTCATCTACGCTGAGCTCGAAATAGTATTCGAGAGCCTGTACATTCTTCAGGTTAACTCTGAAATAGTCGTATCCTCCAGAACTTCTTAAAAAATTCATTTTGACCCTTTTCCCATTGAGTACAATGAAAACGGAATTGGTGAGGTCTTCTATCACCGATATGGTGATGTAGTATTCCCCCGGTTTGACGGGATTGAAATACTCTCTTTCCCATATTCTGTGAACGATATCCCTTTCGGACAAACCATGAGGACTTACAGGTCCCTGTACCCTCAGGATATTCAAAGGGCCTGTGTCTCCTGCAATACGTTCTTTGAAAGGGTCTATTATTCTTTTACCATTTTCTGTGGTGAAGTAATAATGGTAAATTCCGGGATCCAGCTCAATGCTTGCATACCACCAGTTACCTGCAGCCTTTTCCATTGTAACTGGTTTCCAGTTGTTGAAATCACCAATAATATAGGGCTGTTCAGCTGAATTTATAAAGAAATCCGCAGACAGCAAAAGTCCTGTAAATACTAAAAACAATGAAATTAATAGCACTCTACTCATTCGGATACCTCCCGCTTCATTTTTGATGCGAAGGCGTTGATCCACCATACGCCCAGCAATATCATTGTAGCTCCTACCATGCTCAATAAAGTCAATCTCTCCCCACGGAATACGAAACCTGCAAAGAGTGCTACCACCGTGGATATGTAGGGAAATACGGAAGCCCTTGTGGCGGGTATTCTTGAAAGGGTGAAGTTCAACAGAAAAAAGGTCACCGCTGACGATAGTATACCAAGATAAAGTACCGAAATCATAACTTCGCGTATCAGTAATTCCCTAACAAACTCGAATGTTTCCCGCTTCAAGAGAGACCAAAAAAAAGCAACAGAAGTAAACCCAAGAAAACCGAAAAGCATCATATGATAGGTAATGTCTGCAGGAGTATAGTTTAACGATGCTCTCCTCGACAGGATGTTATAAAAGGCAGCACTTATAGAACAAGCGATCAAAAAAAGCGCTCCAACAAGGCTCTTTGAAAAATGGAGACCTCTCGAAATCGTGATCAGTATAACACCGGCCAGAGAGAGAAACATGAAGAATTGCTGGATTCCGGATAAAAACTCTTTCAAGAAAATTCTCGAAAGTATAAGCACAAAAACTGGAATAGTGGAGATGAGGATACCGGCCTCCACTGATGTTGTTAGATTAATCCCTGTGATTTCCAAGGAAAAGTACATTAGGGGCTGAATGAATGCCAGCAAACCCAGGTCGATAAGGCTTTTCTCTGTCACTTTAGCTTTAAGAATTCCCGATAGTTTCAGAACAAACAGAAAAATGAAGGCAAAGCTAAACCTGTAGGCCAGAAAATAAAACGGAGATGTGAAATCGATGGCCATCTTTGTGAAAAGGAATGAAAACCCAAAAATCACAGAAGACGTTAATCCAGCAATATATGGAAGGTATCTGTTCATACCACCCCTGAGTTTTTCAATCTCTTGAAAACAACTGGAATAAGGAATAGCTGTATCGCGACGCCCGGTAATCCGAGGAGATATGAGAGCAAGAGAGATGGCAATGTTCCGAGGTTAAAACCAAGCATGGGCGCTATAACGATGATTTCCAGAGCATATACTAAACGACCAGCGATCCACGCAGTCAGCATCGATAGATACAGGTTCTTTCCGCGGGCAGTCATGAAGCCCGTTATCACTCCGTAAGTTAAGAGCTCCAAAGACATGAAAAATGCGATTGGTGGTTGAATGGGAGGTTTCCCCACAATTAATGCGCTGAACAGAGGTGTCAAAAATCCCGATATGCCACCTACATAGGGACCAGAAATAACCCCAGCAAGGATCACAATAAAATGCAGGGGTAACAAAATCTGTCCCACTTTAAGAGGAAACTGGTGGAAAAATAGGGAGATGATAAAACCCAGAGCTAACCACATACCAAGCGCTGCAAGTTTTTTGTTCATAAATACACCTCCATCATATAAATTGGCGTTTAATTTTCGAATAATTGAGCTATACTTGAAATGGTGATAAAATGAGGAAAATATTGATTTTCATGATTCTCGTTCTTCCACTTTCCCTGCATGCAACGTCTGGCAGGGCAGTAGAATGGCTGAAAATTGAGTCAGATCATTTTATATATTTATACCACACCGAGGTTGCGAGTATCGTAACTGAAGTTATTAAGCTGTCCGAAGAAACCTATGAGCAACTCTCGAATTTCTACAGTTACGAACCCGAAGAAAAAATAATAATGACACTAAAGGGATACGAAGACTTTTCTAACGGTTACGCTTTTTCTTCGGGTAGGGTCATGATAATAACTCTTGGTGACTTTTACCCATATCGAGTAGATGGTTACTGGTTGAAAACCGTAATCTCCCACGAGCTAGGGCATATCTTCCAATTGAGTATGGTTAACGATTTTCTCAGGACAATAAGACCCTTCATTTCGCGTTACCTTACTCCAAACGCCCTCCAGCCTCTCTGGATGTCGGAGGGGTTTGCGCAGTTCAGCAGTGAATTGATGAGCGCCGATTCTTACGATTACAGGAGATCGCCTTATTTGCTTGATGGTCTTTCAAACCCCGATCTTTTTGACAATATCGCGATAGTAAACGGTGAGTCACCAATCGGCTATGAGGCCGCTTATAACTTTGGTTATGCGTTTATCAAATTCCTCATTAACAATTATGGTTATAATAAGCTTATCGAGTTTTTAAACTACAAATCAAGCTTCCTGAGAAGCCTTTGGGGAATAAATACCGCCTTAATGGAAGTGTACGGCAAGAACTTCAAGACGCTGAAAGCCGAATTCATCAAGACAATCGGACTTACTTTCCCCGAACCTCGTGACATACCGGAACCTTTTTTGAAGTTGGAAGAGAATGAAGAAGTTCTAAAACTCGCAGTTTGCAATGGTAAATTGTTCTTTATCACCATAAACAGGAAAACGGGAATATATAAATTGTATAGAGAAAAGGAACGGCTTTACTCTTTCGCCTACCCAATCGTTGATTTTTCAGTAAATGGAAACAAAGTGGGCCTAATACTCATGGAAAAAGACAAAGAAGGGTTACAGAGTAGACTTTATCTCTTCGATATATCTGGGACCCATCTGAGAAAGACCGATTTTACCCACGTACTAAAAGTGGAATTGCTCAATGAAGAAACCGCTGTAGTTGTAGAAAATAAATTCAGTACACCCACGGTAAAATTGATTTCCTTTGAGGAAAAAGGCTCAGAAATATTGTTCGCTTCTCCCGATCCACTCATCGCAATCTCTCAGATTTCGCTGTCGCCGGGAGCGAGGTATCTAGCTATGAGAGTAAACGACAGGGGAAATAAATACCTGCTCTTTTATGACTTTCTGAAGCATTCTCTTATTTCATATCGTGCAGCAAGTGATTTTAGTATTGGTGGCTGGAAAGATGGATTCCTCCTGATAGCTTCTAAGGAAGGAAATGCAAGTCAGATTCTTTCCTTTTTACCTGAAATAGGTAAACAAAGAGTTGTAGCCAATTTTCCAAGGAGCGTACTCTGGCCTGTGAGCTACAAAGATGAATACGTCATCAGTGCACTCAAAGAAGGATTCAAAATCTTCAAGGCAATCAAGCTGGAAGAAAAAGAAGTGAATTTCTTTAATAGGGAACCGTTAAGAACGGAAGGGAGTTTGGAAGCTATTGAGGGAAAAGCCTACACCCCCACTGACCAATTGAGGTTTGAATCTTTCTTCCCGTATTATTTTGGGTTTGGCCTCTACTTCGAAGACTATCTCTCTGCATTGAACTTATCTGTAGCTGCCGGCTATAATACTAAAAAAAAGGTTCCTGAGTTTTCGTTTTCATTGAAGTCGATAGATTATTACCCGGTCGACATGGAATTCAATCTTTCATTCGAAGGTGTTAATCCCGGTTTTTACTGTGAACTCAAAACGCCAAATCTTTTGAATGCCCCTTTCTATCTAAGCCCTGGTATCGTTCTTTCTTTTTTCCCCAGGACATTCAGTACCTACTTAAACCTCGGTTATATCGACTCAACGGAGATACTTGGAGGGCGAGGGACTTTCAAAAATTTCATAAAAATAAAAGATGTCCAATCGGTTATCAACACCATGGAACTCTCTGGTACCATCCTGCTTGAATGGAAAGGAAAAATTCTACAACTAAAAGCAGGAACGGCAGCCAGAGCAATACTCTTTGGAGATCCCTATATAATTCCTTTTACTTTCAGTGGCTTTGAAAGTCGAAAGAGATTTGCTTTTGGACTAAGTCTCTCCGCTGAAAGTTCGCTGGGGACTCGAGACTTTGAAATAGCTGAGCTGTTGTACTTCTTCAATCAAGGAGTAGGAGGAAAACTCTCCCTTGTCCTTGATGACGCGCCCATACAATTCTCAATAACTTTGTACAAATACGAAACGTTGAATCTTTATGGAGGATATCCAATAAAGCTTAGTTTAGGGTTCAGCTTCGAAAATATGAAATTAAAGCCGTATTTCAATATTGGTTTTTAGTAACTCTTTCCAGTTCCACGACTCCACCCTCACCCCTATCAGTGAATTCACCGGTGTGGATGTAAGCGCCATCGAATATTTCAAAATTGATCGTTCGTTGAGATGTTACGAGTTCTCCCGCTTCTGGATGGATACGTGCAAGTAATTTATTTTCTGTTTTCCAGATTTCCACTCTTTTTCTTGAAAATCTCTTTTCCACATATTTGAAACTTGTACCATCGTCCTCGTATATACAAATAGAAGCGCTACTGGTTACAAACCCCATTATCTTAAGATCTTTCCAGATTGCTCCTTCCACATGTTGCATTGGTTCTGTCATGGAAACGAGGGAGTTTTCGGCTATGAACAATGGTAAGCTATCCAGTGGTGCCTCTATATAGTGATAACCGGGTTCATACATTTTTTTCGTGAAGAAATGCATCCATTTGTTACCCGGCAGATATACCGTCCTTCCTCTTGAATTTGCCTTGTAGACAGGTGCAACGAGCAGAGAAGGACCAAAAAGGTATTCGTCATCGGCTTCATAGGTCCTTCTGTCTTCTGGCCACCTGTACAACAGGGGACTGACAATCGTTTGACCCGTATCGTTTGCTTCTTTAAGAGAACTGTAAATATAAGGAAGCAAGGAGTACCTTAACTCAATGAATTTCTTGATTATCGCTTCGTATTTTTCTCCAAAAGCCCAAGGCTCCTGATTTTTCGTGCCGATAGCGGTGTGGTTTCTGAAAAAGGGCTGAAACGCACCAAACTGAGTCCAACGGACAAGTAACTCACCGTTACAATCACCGCCAAAGCCCCCTACATCGGAGCCAGTGAAGTTAACTCCCACCATAGCGAGGGACTGGAGCATCTGGATTTCTTGATACAGCTGCTCCCAGAGAGAAGCGTTATCACCCGTCCAAAGAATTCCGTACCTTTGAATACCCGGATAAGCCGAACGAGTAATTATAACTGGTCTATCATTTTTATTGTCACTCATTAATCCTTCATAAGTTGCTCGAGTCATGTTGAAACCATAGACATTATGAATCTGACGATTGCTGAAGACTTTTCCTTCTTCATCCCTATGAAAGAAGCTCTTCCCATGATCTTTATATCGCTTTTCTACGGGGATTTGATTGATAGCGAAATCAGCGATCATTCCCTGATCTGGCGAAAGGTTATTGACAGTGTCTTTTATCTCTTCGATCAACTCGGGGGTGAAGAATATTGAAGGCTCATTCATGTCATTCCATACCCCCGCAACACCTACTGACTTGAATTCAGAAACCTTCTCTCCCCACCATTTCCTAACGCGAGCATTGTAAAAGTCTGGAAAATGCGATTTTCCAGGCCAAACATAAGCTTCAAAGGGCTCTCCTTTTGAGTTCACACAGAAATATCCCGCTTTCTTGCCTTCTTCGTATATCTTATATCCTTCTTCTACTTTAACACCCGGATCGACTATTGTGATAACTTTGAATCCCATATCCCGAAGCTTTGATAGAAGTGCTTCTGGATTCGGAAACCTTTCCCTATCCCAGGTGAAGACCTTAAAGTGCTCCATGTAATCTATATCCAGATACAAAACGTCGCAGGGGATTGCTCTATTTCTAAATTCCTGTGCAACAGTTAACACGGTCTTCTCATCAGGATACGACCACCTAGATTGCTGATAACCAAGCATCCATACAGGCAGAAGAACAGGTTTTCCCGTCAGAGCCACAAAATTTGCTGCGATAGCAGCCGGTGTGTCACCCTGAAGGTACAATTTGAAAGCCCTTCCTTCTATATCGATGATTATTCTATCTTCTTCACTATGGCAAATGTCGATTCTGCTGTATCCAGGATGGTCCAGAAAGACACCTATAGACTTTTTCGGAGAGAGTATCGTAAAGATGGGGAAAGAAGAAT
This genomic interval from Kosmotoga pacifica contains the following:
- a CDS encoding glycerol-3-phosphate acyltransferase, which translates into the protein MLLKTLAGILTGYLVGSILPAYFITLMVTGQDIREKGTGHAGTTNVLRQIGFIPGVLTALIDVLKGIFVVLFVRNIFGLSDAIAFISGFAAVLGHVFPFYLHFRGGRGAATTTGLLLYYLFRLVPFYELRYLLMDLSFLLILIFSTILITREENMLAIVVIPAFSFIILFRFFSDIESFYILTCNLYIFTVSTLNIKKYDLLNLESEEFRLWRVLIRPFAFAFPALSFFMPQENLILLIGIVLAFFASLDILRLFFVKVQRMLYEFFPRLYKLSEGEKISSITGFLLGVFIVFLLFDQKIAVIAVAFSIFGDMSAKISGELFGRKKIFNKTLEGTFAFFISAFVISYVFFLYSFMPFWQSVIGAVIASVVELLPLHIDDNVSVPLLSGLVMHLFN
- a CDS encoding DUF2905 domain-containing protein; its protein translation is MGFLERLFFKVGLLLIFVAFVVFALRKLGMQPGKLPGDIRISKEGFEFWFPLTTSLLISGLITGGIWLFRLFDRFFK
- a CDS encoding class I SAM-dependent methyltransferase gives rise to the protein MPNLYFYPGANNPELYELQNSMIDPDGKVEELIESYIPLDGKILVDIGAGSGYHAHRFADRCKMVYAIEPLSGMLRQMFNRQYNDFKPNLSVINGFAEDIPLRNNIADVVHARLAYFFGPSMKYTEGCEEGIEEVKRILKTGGYFFNVQNNYSNGKYAEFLKLSYGRELDGIQKTIEDFFEGQGFKHHLIETKWRGKSREEIKKVLFLEFPYEIIDQIMDSFEGVEFSYYFSVFVYRKEGE
- a CDS encoding DUF362 domain-containing protein, which encodes MTEVYFTDLTTKPGIGLLKKLEILLSRAGIERVSHKGHFTAVKIHFGEYGNLAFIRPNFVRIVIDKLKSVGAKPFVTDANTLYRGSRSNAVDHLWTATMNGFTSEIIGAPIIIADGLRGSDEVEIEINGNYIKKAKISSAIAMADSLVVITHFKGHEQTGFGGTIKNVGMGSASRAGKLEQHTTSKPYVKTDKCIGCGFCVKNCPVNAITLVNHIAMIDYDKCLGCGQCIAMCNYGAMLPRWDESNDILSRKMVEYAKAVLKDKPALFISFITQVSPDCDCWSINRPPIAPDIGIAVSTDPVALDQACIDLVLERTGHDPFLEVHPGVSWREQLEYAEKLGLGSREYKLEKVNVNL
- a CDS encoding cold-shock protein; this encodes MKGTVKWFNNSKGYGFITKEEGGDVFVHYTAINVNGFKTLNEGQQVEFEIEDGPKGPQAVNVTPIE
- a CDS encoding alpha-amylase family glycosyl hydrolase, translated to MSRVLLISLFLVFTGLLLSADFFINSAEQPYIIGDFNNWKPVTMEKAAGNWWYASIELDPGIYHYYFTTENGKRIIDPFKERIAGDTGPLNILRVQGPVSPHGLSERDIVHRIWEREYFNPVKPGEYYITISVIEDLTNSVFIVLNGKRVKMNFLRSSGGYDYFRVNLKNVQALEYYFELSVDESKLYFGANGLSEHDIISFSLPLEDLPVEYFDTPEWSKGAVYYQIFPERFANGDSANDPMGSQDWYADPKKSNLGSDGFFGGDLQGVLKHLDYLEKLGIDAIYFNPIFESVSSHKYDTVDYLKIDDNFGDYELFKKLVGELDRKGISVILDGVFNHTGDEFWAFQDIKEKGKESPYWDWYFIKGDKPRKYKGHALNYIAWGGYADMPKLNVLNPEVVSYINKVLEKYAMAGIKGWRLDVAGEVNPAFWRLYFRPTVKGLNKESLIVGEIWGDARVYLQGDLFDSVMNYQFRDAVIEYVARAGHSAKKFVAMTDYYLKRYPPQVLYSLWNMLDSHDTERFLTTVYGNEKLFKIAVGLQMTFLGSPVIYYGDEVGMEGGKDPDNRRPMPWKEELWDIEILDYYKKLISLRREHPALRTGSYEVVQTQNSLLVYRRKLDDDEILVIVNPGSEAELLHDLSGSYEELLTGKIIELEKLTIPPESFMIFTPNKKSTR
- a CDS encoding DMT family transporter gives rise to the protein MNRYLPYIAGLTSSVIFGFSFLFTKMAIDFTSPFYFLAYRFSFAFIFLFVLKLSGILKAKVTEKSLIDLGLLAFIQPLMYFSLEITGINLTTSVEAGILISTIPVFVLILSRIFLKEFLSGIQQFFMFLSLAGVILITISRGLHFSKSLVGALFLIACSISAAFYNILSRRASLNYTPADITYHMMLFGFLGFTSVAFFWSLLKRETFEFVRELLIREVMISVLYLGILSSAVTFFLLNFTLSRIPATRASVFPYISTVVALFAGFVFRGERLTLLSMVGATMILLGVWWINAFASKMKREVSE
- a CDS encoding ECF transporter S component, with product MNKKLAALGMWLALGFIISLFFHQFPLKVGQILLPLHFIVILAGVISGPYVGGISGFLTPLFSALIVGKPPIQPPIAFFMSLELLTYGVITGFMTARGKNLYLSMLTAWIAGRLVYALEIIVIAPMLGFNLGTLPSLLLSYLLGLPGVAIQLFLIPVVFKRLKNSGVV
- a CDS encoding TIM-barrel domain-containing protein, coding for MNCKFKKFPGRILEMEIKSSPEEIVPKSGAVNIEPIAVVDKFSSFYFHNSRIERNEGDVYTVTCKKDKWMELRIKETLKGFRLTFKIGEEDGIFGLGEEVGPLNKRGRVYEMYNIDEPDHSPSKTRLYSSFPIFTILSPKKSIGVFLDHPGYSRIDICHSEEDRIIIDIEGRAFKLYLQGDTPAAIAANFVALTGKPVLLPVWMLGYQQSRWSYPDEKTVLTVAQEFRNRAIPCDVLYLDIDYMEHFKVFTWDRERFPNPEALLSKLRDMGFKVITIVDPGVKVEEGYKIYEEGKKAGYFCVNSKGEPFEAYVWPGKSHFPDFYNARVRKWWGEKVSEFKSVGVAGVWNDMNEPSIFFTPELIEEIKDTVNNLSPDQGMIADFAINQIPVEKRYKDHGKSFFHRDEEGKVFSNRQIHNVYGFNMTRATYEGLMSDNKNDRPVIITRSAYPGIQRYGILWTGDNASLWEQLYQEIQMLQSLAMVGVNFTGSDVGGFGGDCNGELLVRWTQFGAFQPFFRNHTAIGTKNQEPWAFGEKYEAIIKKFIELRYSLLPYIYSSLKEANDTGQTIVSPLLYRWPEDRRTYEADDEYLFGPSLLVAPVYKANSRGRTVYLPGNKWMHFFTKKMYEPGYHYIEAPLDSLPLFIAENSLVSMTEPMQHVEGAIWKDLKIMGFVTSSASICIYEDDGTSFKYVEKRFSRKRVEIWKTENKLLARIHPEAGELVTSQRTINFEIFDGAYIHTGEFTDRGEGGVVELERVTKNQY